The proteins below are encoded in one region of Gambusia affinis linkage group LG07, SWU_Gaff_1.0, whole genome shotgun sequence:
- the eevs gene encoding 2-epi-5-epi-valiolone synthase translates to MGKVHEGNSDADGKKTEFSLVRVKSTWKSKLGKKINKDTVDCVSSAKIYESITDRGTSWTVVSPITFTYTVTETHDLLDPNNDTLLLGHITDPQQLEAVKKLNKPIRRFVVIDQEVFKIYGPKLTEYLQAHNVVYKILALPTTEGNKSMETALKILDDVNTFALDRRTEPIIAIGGGVCLDIVGLAASLYRRRTPYIRVPTTLLSYIDASVGAKTGVNFAKCKNKLGAYIPPAAALLDLSFMQTVPRRHISNGLAEMLKMALMKHQGLFELLEAHGCMLLDTKFQADNTLYGHSSVKVASQATHIAITTMLEELAPNLWEDDLNRLVDFGHLISPALEMKVLPSLLHGEAVNIDMSYMVYLSHECGLLMEEEKQRIISCMVGLELPVWHEEFTMELIQKSLQDRLKHSGGLVRMPLPVGLGQAEIFNNTSFDILHRAYIKWCEELSVSSDSTCDV, encoded by the exons atgggaaaagttCATGAGGGGAACAGCGATGCCGATGGCAAGAAAACCGAGTTTAGTTTAGTGCGGGTCAAAAGTACATGGAAGAGCAAActagggaaaaaaatcaataaggACACAGTTGACTGTGTCTCATCTGCAAAAAT CTATGAAAGCATCACAGACAGAGGCACCTCTTGGACCGTGGTCAGCCCCATCACCTTTACTTATACGGTCACAGAAACGCATGACTTATTGGACCCTAACAACGACACTCTCTTGTTGGGCCATATCACCGACCCACAACAGTTGGAGGccgttaaaaaattaaataagccCATCAGGCGTTTTGTGGTCATTGACCAAGAAGTCTTTAAAATCTACGGCCCCAAGCTAACTGAATACCTTCAGGCTCATAATGTAGTGTACAAGATTTTGGCTCTTCCAACCACAGAAGGGAACAAATCCATGGAAACAGCTCTGAAGATTCTGGATGATGTCAATACCTTTGCTCTTGACCGCCGAACAGAGCCCATCATTGCCATTGGTGGAGGAGTTTGTCTAGACATAGTGGGCTTGGCAGCCTCATTGTACCGGAGGCGCACTCCTTACATTAGGGTCCCCACCACACTTCTGTCCTACATTGATGCCAGCGTAGGGGCAAAGACTGGGGTAAACTTTGCCAAGTGCAAGAACAAACTTGGGGCTTATattccacctgcagctgcattGCTTGATCTATCGTTTATGCAAACTGTTCCACGAAGACACATCTCCAATGGGCTAGCAGAGATGCTAAAG ATGGCTTTGATGAAACATCAGGGACTCTTCGAGCTTCTTGAGGCACATGGCTGTATGCTGTTGGACACTAAATTCCAGGCTGACAACACTTTATATGGGCACAGTAGTGTTAAGGTTGCATCACAGGCAACCCATATAGCAATCACGACAATGCTAGAGGAGCTGGCTCCAAACCTTTGGGAAGATGACCTAAACAGACTTGTGGATTTTGGCCACCTTATTAGTCCAGCATTAGAAATG AAAGTTCTTCCATCCTTACTGCATGGTGAAGCAGTAAACATTGACATGTCTTATATGGTATACTTGTCTCATGAGTGTGGTTTATTgatggaagaagaaaagcaaaggaTCATAAGCTGCATGGTTGGTCTGGAGCTTCCTGTCTGGCACGAGGAGTTCACCATGGAGCTAATCCAGAAGTCTCTGCAGGACAGGCTGAAGCATTCTGGTGGTTTGGTCAGGATGCCACTTCCTGTCGGTTTGGGGCAAGCAG AAATTTTTAACAACACATCTTTTGACATCCTGCACAGAGCTTACATCAAGTGGTGTGAGGAGCTGAGTGTCTCTTCTGACAGCACCTGTGATGTTTGA